One genomic segment of Pedobacter endophyticus includes these proteins:
- a CDS encoding MFS transporter: MKDSKRYAWVVVGLLWFVALLNYMDRQMLSTMKPAMQIDLAELRSATNFGYLMSIFLWIYGLMSPISGIIADKLNRKWLIVGSLMVWSLVTFLMGYATTFSQIYWLRALMGVSEALYIPAALSLIADYHSSKTRSLAIGIHMTGLYMGQALGGFGATIASEFSWQTTFHSFGFVGIAYALILVLFLREKKPAIADEHDLSQVKIPLIKGLRSLLGNGSFWIILIYFAIPSLPGWATKNWLPTLFAGNLGIDMAKAGPISTITIAASSFLGVIFGGILSDKWVQKNIKGRIYTSAIGLALTIPSLLLIGFGHSLLNVIGAAFCFGFGYGMFDANNMPILCQFVSAKQRATAYGVMNMIGVFAGAFITDLLGKSTDSGSLGRDFAMLSGIVLVALALQLYFLRPKFNDFEA; the protein is encoded by the coding sequence ATGAAAGATTCAAAGCGATACGCCTGGGTTGTAGTGGGGCTGTTGTGGTTTGTCGCACTGCTGAACTATATGGATAGGCAAATGCTTTCTACAATGAAACCAGCCATGCAAATCGATTTGGCCGAATTGCGATCAGCAACAAATTTCGGCTATCTGATGTCCATATTTCTGTGGATTTATGGCCTCATGAGCCCCATATCCGGTATAATTGCCGATAAACTAAACCGCAAATGGCTCATTGTTGGCAGTTTAATGGTTTGGTCGCTCGTTACTTTCCTAATGGGTTACGCCACAACATTTAGCCAAATTTACTGGTTAAGGGCACTAATGGGCGTAAGCGAGGCTTTGTATATTCCGGCAGCACTTTCGCTAATTGCCGATTACCACAGTTCAAAAACACGTTCGCTGGCTATCGGTATACACATGACGGGGCTTTACATGGGGCAAGCCCTTGGCGGGTTTGGTGCCACTATCGCCTCCGAATTTTCGTGGCAAACCACTTTTCATTCATTTGGCTTTGTCGGCATTGCTTATGCACTGATCTTGGTCCTTTTTCTTCGCGAAAAGAAACCTGCCATAGCTGACGAGCATGATCTGTCGCAGGTGAAAATTCCCCTTATCAAAGGCTTGCGTTCGCTATTGGGTAACGGTTCTTTCTGGATTATTCTGATTTATTTTGCAATTCCGAGCCTGCCCGGGTGGGCCACAAAAAATTGGCTTCCAACACTTTTTGCAGGCAACCTCGGAATTGATATGGCCAAAGCAGGTCCAATCTCTACCATTACAATTGCCGCTTCATCATTTCTGGGCGTAATTTTCGGGGGCATACTTTCCGATAAATGGGTTCAGAAAAACATTAAAGGCCGCATTTATACCAGTGCCATCGGCCTGGCACTCACCATTCCATCCTTGCTGCTCATTGGTTTTGGCCATTCGCTTTTAAACGTAATCGGGGCCGCATTTTGTTTCGGCTTCGGCTACGGCATGTTCGATGCAAACAATATGCCCATATTGTGCCAGTTTGTTTCGGCAAAACAACGGGCCACTGCTTATGGCGTAATGAATATGATTGGTGTTTTTGCAGGTGCGTTTATTACCGATCTGCTTGGCAAATCAACCGATTCGGGAAGCCTGGGCAGAGATTTTGCCATGCTCTCAGGCATTGTTCTCGTTGCACTTGCACTGCAGCTTTACTTTCTCCGCCCAAAATTTAACGACTTTGAAGCTTAA
- a CDS encoding sialidase family protein, which translates to MKHLNIVSRLTMLLAFLLFSLPLLAQQNISVTTTAPVVPIIKGETSNPLLRIMIYIPAGEKGIQLKKLKTKLNSQGISALEKIDVYFTNQEPLFSATNKIATINPKAADNDANVDLNIGPGLHYIWFSGKLNDDADLDSKVEFHVSEIEDIEKKTYKTNQKGSGYVKRLGVAVKQAGENGIHTFRIPGIATTDQGTLISVYDVRYKNSGDLPGNIDVGMSRSTDGGKSWEPMKVIMDMGAPNENNGVGDPAVLFDPVTKKIWVAALWSKGNRSIAGSKPGLSEDVTGQLVLVSSDDDGRTWSAPVSITPSVKDPEWNLFFNGPGSGIAMADGKLVFAAQYWDEHAMPHSTIVYSSDHGKNWKTEDGPKSNTTESQVIETLPGTLMLNMRDNRGGFRSVATTNNMGKTWTEHHTSYNTLPDPVCMASFIKANVMVKGKTKDVVFFGNDNTQSGRYNLTIKASLDLGEQWNKKNELLIDERKFYGYSALTKIDHKTIGFLYEGAGDLYFVRVPVSDIIK; encoded by the coding sequence ATGAAACACTTAAATATAGTGAGCCGTTTAACTATGCTTTTGGCATTTTTACTGTTTTCATTGCCACTTTTAGCGCAGCAGAACATCTCAGTAACTACAACCGCTCCCGTTGTTCCTATAATAAAAGGCGAAACTTCAAATCCGCTTTTGCGCATTATGATTTACATCCCCGCAGGCGAAAAAGGAATTCAGCTGAAAAAACTCAAAACTAAGCTGAACTCGCAGGGCATCAGTGCGCTTGAAAAAATCGACGTGTATTTTACCAATCAGGAGCCATTATTTTCGGCAACAAATAAAATAGCAACAATAAATCCTAAAGCAGCTGATAATGATGCAAATGTCGACCTCAACATTGGCCCCGGCTTGCATTACATTTGGTTCAGCGGGAAACTAAACGATGACGCTGATCTCGATTCAAAGGTCGAATTTCACGTGAGCGAGATTGAAGACATTGAAAAGAAAACCTATAAAACCAACCAAAAAGGTTCGGGCTATGTTAAACGGCTCGGTGTGGCGGTTAAACAAGCCGGGGAAAACGGAATACATACTTTCCGCATCCCGGGAATTGCAACTACAGATCAGGGCACGCTCATTTCCGTTTACGATGTTCGTTACAAAAACTCAGGCGATTTACCCGGAAATATTGATGTAGGAATGAGCCGAAGCACCGACGGGGGCAAAAGCTGGGAACCCATGAAAGTGATTATGGATATGGGCGCACCGAACGAGAATAACGGCGTTGGCGATCCGGCTGTGCTCTTTGATCCTGTTACCAAAAAGATTTGGGTGGCCGCTTTATGGAGTAAAGGAAACCGTTCTATTGCTGGCTCAAAGCCCGGCCTGTCCGAAGATGTAACCGGCCAACTGGTATTGGTTAGCAGTGATGATGACGGACGTACCTGGTCGGCACCGGTAAGCATTACCCCTTCGGTAAAAGATCCGGAATGGAACCTCTTTTTTAATGGCCCCGGCAGCGGAATAGCCATGGCCGATGGCAAACTGGTTTTTGCCGCTCAATATTGGGATGAGCACGCCATGCCCCATTCAACAATTGTTTACAGTTCAGATCATGGCAAAAACTGGAAAACGGAAGACGGCCCAAAGTCGAACACCACCGAAAGTCAGGTAATCGAAACCCTGCCCGGAACACTCATGCTCAATATGAGAGATAACCGGGGAGGGTTCAGGAGTGTAGCAACCACAAATAACATGGGCAAAACGTGGACGGAGCACCATACCTCGTACAATACGCTTCCCGATCCGGTTTGTATGGCCAGTTTTATTAAAGCCAACGTAATGGTAAAAGGTAAAACAAAAGATGTGGTGTTTTTTGGAAACGACAATACGCAATCTGGCCGATACAACTTAACCATTAAGGCAAGTTTGGATTTAGGCGAGCAATGGAACAAAAAAAACGAACTGTTGATTGATGAACGTAAATTTTACGGGTATTCTGCCCTCACCAAAATTGATCATAAAACAATCGGCTTTCTGTACGAGGGGGCTGGCGATTTATACTTCGTACGGGTTCCGGTAAGCGACATTATCAAATAA
- a CDS encoding dihydrodipicolinate synthase family protein — translation MNFTPLKGLIAAPFTPFDAEGKLNLGLIPSYYHLLKTNNVAGAFICGSTGEGVSLTLEEKMQVAEAWAAATKNDAEFKVMALLGGTCIADCKVLARHAYSIGLYAVSFTAPSYFKPANAGVLAEMCAEIAAEVPQMPFYYYHIPVLTGANIAMIDLLAAVSKIENFAGIKYTHEDFMDFLSCMNFDNGKYDMLWGRDENMLSALVLGVKAAVGSTFNYIAPLYHHLLKAFEKNDFETAALLQQKSIDFIRLLGKYGGIATGKAYMKQINIDCGNFRLPVRNMSPEQFSAFSADVAALGFDQFCSKS, via the coding sequence ATGAACTTCACACCACTTAAGGGATTAATTGCTGCTCCTTTCACACCTTTTGATGCCGAGGGAAAGTTAAATTTAGGGCTAATTCCTTCCTATTACCATTTATTAAAAACCAATAACGTTGCGGGCGCATTTATTTGCGGTTCGACCGGCGAAGGGGTTTCGTTAACTTTAGAAGAAAAAATGCAGGTTGCAGAAGCCTGGGCAGCAGCTACCAAAAACGACGCTGAATTTAAGGTTATGGCCCTGCTGGGAGGCACCTGCATAGCAGATTGTAAAGTGCTTGCCCGCCATGCTTATTCGATAGGATTGTACGCGGTATCGTTTACGGCACCATCGTATTTTAAGCCTGCCAACGCCGGGGTTCTGGCAGAAATGTGTGCAGAAATAGCCGCCGAAGTGCCTCAAATGCCTTTTTATTATTACCACATTCCCGTATTAACAGGAGCAAATATTGCAATGATCGATCTGCTGGCTGCGGTTTCTAAAATCGAAAACTTTGCCGGCATTAAATATACTCACGAAGATTTTATGGATTTTCTTTCGTGCATGAATTTCGATAACGGCAAATATGATATGCTTTGGGGGAGAGACGAAAATATGCTCTCGGCCCTGGTTTTAGGCGTAAAAGCAGCTGTTGGCAGCACATTTAATTATATTGCACCCTTATATCATCACCTTTTAAAAGCTTTTGAGAAAAATGATTTTGAAACTGCCGCCCTGTTGCAGCAAAAATCGATTGATTTCATCAGGCTTTTGGGTAAATACGGCGGAATTGCAACGGGTAAGGCCTACATGAAGCAAATTAATATAGATTGTGGTAACTTTCGGCTTCCGGTGCGTAATATGAGCCCCGAGCAGTTCTCCGCTTTTTCAGCAGATGTTGCTGCCCTTGGCTTTGATCAGTTTTGTTCAAAAAGTTAG
- a CDS encoding SusC/RagA family TonB-linked outer membrane protein, whose protein sequence is MKKIYQTFARYLLLSLAACLTTLAAMAQTGMISGQITDGTKTGIPSATIRLKGTKTAVAADVNGNYKIPAKNGDVLVVSITGFTTKEITVGSAAVINVSLVQDNKDLDEVMIVGYSTIKKSKLTGSVSKLDTKVLETGVRSNPAQALAGTIPGLRVSTATGRPGSAASVTLRGGTNFDGSGSPLILMDGQVRGSLSDINSEEIESIEVLKDAAATAIYGARANNGVILITSKRGKAGTSAITLKSHTGVNYLNTPYEFLNAEDYIKWTRLGVVEAIKNGTLGTVTSNTALSAVGPRSTGNLYKDAAGNILDGNYSSAAIWSTMRLNSVNQELLGKPGWKTMKDAVPTNAAGNYDPNGTFADLIYKDFNYGDYGLKKTSLTQDYNVSMTGGNEKGAYYANLGYFNEGGLSLATFYRRLNFTVNGDYNIKSWLKSESSLQFIRANYRDESLFNGESNYWGRMLSAPPTMRGTNENGDLILGRDASDGNPIVNIDKFKVNNQRDKITMSQAFKINFTKDLFLRVKGVLFYDEAFNESFNKDFRTGIMSLTNSATGWNRDRGSAASFGRTTNQTYNAVLNYKKQFGKNNFDALLGAEYFDAYAKGFSASGKLAPTDDFQDLGLTVNDVAGIGARSIDSYHQRERIMSQFANVNYDWDGKYLAQLTVRRDGFSRLIGDNQYGVFPAGSVGWVASRENFMQSTTNWLSFLKVRASYGKSGNIGIGTSNAIGLYELQGAYGPQTAYNGVIGFLNTPANPKLTPEISKTVEGGFDFGFFKNRLTASAAVYNRVTSDKLTFVQTPTSSGVSQIRTNNGTFRNTGVELEASYKVLQKGAVKWEVGANASWNKNKVVKLPYNGNENNRQGGQQIYDPRTNSLIWVGGLQEGQEPGAIYGFVQDGIIRNAADLAGYNKVDLAAGQVWYGASAGKKVASQALITAKNLNPNASAPTFIATQLGDARWKDIDQNDTIDTRDMVKLGNTLPRWTGGFTTSVSWKGLSLFARLDFAIGFKQMDFMQLWALGSFQGEFNATEAVKDTWTPQNPNASLPRYTWADQLNAKNFDRPSDMFWVNSSYLNFREVSLSYTIPRDLLKKVKISNLVFTVTGQNLGYITNKQLNLPERTGSQNSAYTIPTQLVFGANLTF, encoded by the coding sequence ATGAAGAAAATTTACCAAACATTTGCTAGGTACTTGCTACTTAGCTTGGCCGCATGCTTAACCACGCTTGCAGCTATGGCACAAACCGGTATGATATCGGGTCAAATTACTGATGGAACGAAAACAGGCATTCCGAGTGCAACCATCAGATTAAAAGGCACAAAAACTGCTGTAGCGGCAGATGTTAACGGGAATTATAAAATTCCGGCCAAAAACGGAGACGTGCTGGTGGTTTCGATAACCGGGTTTACCACCAAAGAAATTACAGTTGGAAGCGCCGCTGTTATCAATGTATCATTGGTGCAGGATAACAAGGATTTAGATGAAGTGATGATTGTGGGTTACAGCACAATTAAGAAATCGAAATTAACCGGTTCGGTATCAAAACTAGATACAAAGGTTTTAGAAACCGGTGTTCGTTCCAATCCTGCTCAGGCCTTAGCCGGAACTATTCCGGGTTTAAGGGTTTCTACCGCTACTGGTCGGCCCGGTTCTGCGGCAAGCGTTACTTTAAGAGGAGGTACTAATTTCGACGGCAGCGGCAGCCCGCTGATTTTGATGGATGGTCAGGTTCGAGGATCGCTCAGCGACATTAACTCCGAAGAAATTGAAAGCATTGAAGTGTTAAAAGACGCCGCTGCAACCGCTATTTACGGCGCACGGGCCAACAACGGGGTAATTTTAATTACTTCAAAAAGAGGCAAGGCAGGTACCTCGGCTATTACATTAAAATCGCATACGGGCGTTAATTATTTAAATACTCCCTACGAATTTTTAAATGCAGAAGATTACATCAAGTGGACGAGGTTAGGCGTGGTAGAAGCGATAAAAAATGGAACGCTGGGCACAGTAACCTCAAATACAGCCTTATCTGCTGTGGGGCCCAGAAGTACGGGAAACCTTTATAAGGACGCCGCAGGAAACATATTGGATGGCAACTACAGTAGTGCGGCTATTTGGAGTACCATGCGCTTAAATTCAGTGAACCAGGAATTATTGGGCAAACCAGGCTGGAAAACCATGAAAGACGCTGTGCCTACAAATGCTGCGGGTAATTATGATCCGAACGGAACTTTTGCCGATTTGATTTATAAGGATTTTAACTACGGTGATTATGGCTTGAAAAAAACTTCACTTACTCAAGATTATAATGTTAGCATGACCGGCGGAAACGAAAAGGGGGCATATTACGCCAACTTAGGGTACTTTAATGAAGGCGGCCTCTCTTTGGCCACATTTTACCGCCGTTTAAATTTCACCGTTAATGGCGATTATAATATCAAAAGCTGGCTAAAATCAGAAAGCAGTTTACAGTTTATCAGGGCCAATTACAGAGACGAATCGCTTTTTAATGGCGAAAGTAATTACTGGGGCCGCATGCTTTCTGCACCGCCAACCATGCGTGGTACCAACGAAAATGGCGATTTGATTTTGGGGCGTGATGCCAGTGATGGTAACCCGATAGTTAACATCGATAAGTTTAAAGTAAACAATCAGCGAGATAAAATTACGATGAGCCAGGCCTTTAAAATAAATTTTACGAAAGATTTATTCTTAAGAGTTAAAGGCGTTTTATTTTACGATGAAGCATTTAACGAAAGTTTCAATAAAGATTTTAGAACAGGCATAATGAGTTTGACCAATTCTGCAACAGGATGGAACAGAGACCGAGGGTCGGCTGCATCTTTCGGTCGTACTACAAACCAAACTTACAATGCCGTTCTTAATTACAAAAAACAGTTTGGTAAAAACAACTTCGACGCCTTACTGGGAGCAGAATATTTTGATGCTTATGCAAAAGGTTTCTCCGCCAGCGGTAAACTGGCACCTACAGATGATTTTCAGGATCTTGGCTTAACGGTAAATGATGTTGCCGGTATCGGTGCACGCAGCATTGATTCCTATCATCAGCGAGAACGCATTATGTCGCAGTTTGCCAATGTAAATTACGATTGGGACGGAAAATACCTGGCTCAGCTTACCGTTAGGAGAGATGGTTTTTCGAGATTGATCGGTGATAATCAATATGGGGTATTCCCTGCCGGATCTGTTGGCTGGGTAGCATCGAGAGAGAATTTTATGCAGTCGACCACAAACTGGCTATCCTTTTTAAAAGTTAGAGCAAGTTACGGTAAAAGCGGAAACATAGGTATTGGAACATCAAATGCCATTGGTTTGTACGAACTTCAGGGCGCTTACGGCCCGCAAACCGCTTACAATGGCGTAATTGGTTTCTTAAATACGCCAGCAAATCCGAAATTAACTCCCGAAATAAGTAAAACTGTAGAAGGTGGTTTTGATTTCGGGTTCTTTAAAAACAGATTAACAGCGAGCGCCGCGGTGTACAATAGGGTAACATCAGATAAGCTCACCTTTGTGCAAACTCCAACCTCATCCGGCGTTTCGCAAATTCGTACCAATAACGGAACATTCAGAAATACCGGCGTTGAATTAGAAGCCAGTTATAAGGTATTGCAAAAAGGTGCCGTAAAATGGGAAGTTGGGGCAAACGCATCGTGGAACAAAAACAAGGTTGTTAAACTTCCGTATAACGGAAATGAAAACAACAGACAGGGTGGGCAACAAATTTACGACCCGCGTACCAATAGTTTAATTTGGGTAGGCGGTTTGCAAGAAGGCCAGGAGCCCGGTGCAATATATGGCTTTGTGCAGGACGGCATAATAAGAAATGCAGCCGATCTTGCGGGCTACAATAAAGTAGATTTAGCTGCGGGGCAGGTATGGTATGGTGCCTCGGCCGGTAAAAAAGTAGCCAGTCAGGCCCTGATTACTGCCAAAAATTTAAACCCAAATGCATCGGCACCAACATTTATTGCTACACAACTGGGCGATGCAAGATGGAAAGACATCGATCAGAATGATACCATCGATACCCGCGATATGGTTAAACTGGGGAACACTTTGCCACGTTGGACGGGCGGTTTTACAACGTCTGTTTCGTGGAAGGGTTTAAGTTTGTTTGCCCGATTGGATTTTGCAATCGGCTTTAAACAAATGGATTTTATGCAATTGTGGGCGCTTGGCAGTTTTCAGGGCGAGTTTAATGCAACTGAAGCAGTTAAAGATACCTGGACACCGCAAAACCCGAACGCCTCACTACCACGATACACCTGGGCAGATCAGTTGAATGCAAAGAATTTCGACAGGCCGAGCGATATGTTCTGGGTAAATTCGAGTTACCTCAATTTTAGGGAAGTTTCTTTAAGTTATACCATTCCACGCGATTTACTCAAAAAAGTAAAAATATCAAATCTGGTATTCACCGTTACCGGGCAAAATCTTGGCTATATCACCAATAAGCAACTTAATTTACCCGAACGTACCGGTTCGCAAAATAGTGCTTACACTATACCCACACAATTGGTTTTTGGCGCTAACCTAACTTTTTAA
- a CDS encoding RagB/SusD family nutrient uptake outer membrane protein, translating to MNKFKYIILVFTVIVSTVSCKKVLDLSPEDYFGDGNFWQNEAQVNNFMAGIHNQFRNNQFQFERLGEMRGGSFSNVDRQNTSLNELPIIQQDLSENSSGVGSWAGFYGPILQINLFIQRVEAITFLTEARKKAFLGQAYGLRAYYYFHLLRTYGGVPIRLEPEVSNGKTDPIELRKARATEAEVLAAIKADIDKSVSLYSGVTSADKTLWSPNASLMLKGEVYLWSAKVYGTTADLAEAKAALNAITGPSLLTGTAASFANVFKTKNNAEIIFAVRYAVGEAEMPNVGAFTYSTFNFDGQHYKDSLATAGVGNFLVDPLKLALTNSQQVIQRYAYTFELFQSYQLTDNRRNATFYDYYKVNTAVNPRVPTVRNTALVKFIGPDPATTTNKKYFTDDWPVYREADRILMLAEIVNAEGGDPSAYIKQIRDRAFAPAADPTPFVNSGKDANELAIFSERSKEFVFEGKRWYDLRRMKYGNEPLVFKSASQKYGVLDKATQGYKILWPIEPAIWTNDPLVNQTPGYATTKPR from the coding sequence ATGAACAAGTTCAAATATATTATACTGGTATTTACTGTAATTGTAAGTACAGTATCCTGCAAGAAAGTTTTAGACCTCAGTCCCGAGGATTATTTCGGCGACGGAAATTTTTGGCAAAACGAAGCGCAGGTCAATAATTTTATGGCGGGGATACACAACCAATTCAGAAACAATCAGTTTCAATTTGAGCGCCTCGGCGAAATGAGAGGCGGAAGCTTTAGTAACGTTGATAGGCAAAATACTTCGTTAAACGAGCTTCCGATTATACAGCAAGACCTTTCCGAAAATTCGAGCGGGGTAGGTAGCTGGGCAGGGTTTTATGGGCCAATTTTGCAAATAAACCTGTTTATTCAACGCGTTGAAGCCATTACATTTTTAACCGAAGCCAGAAAGAAAGCATTTTTAGGGCAGGCTTATGGTTTAAGGGCTTATTATTATTTCCATTTACTGCGCACTTATGGAGGCGTTCCCATCCGTTTAGAGCCCGAGGTTTCTAATGGTAAAACAGACCCGATCGAATTGCGCAAAGCCAGAGCAACAGAGGCCGAAGTTTTAGCTGCGATAAAAGCCGACATCGATAAATCTGTAAGCCTTTATAGTGGTGTAACCAGCGCAGATAAAACGTTATGGTCGCCAAATGCATCGTTAATGTTAAAAGGAGAAGTGTACCTGTGGTCGGCAAAGGTTTATGGCACAACTGCTGATTTGGCCGAGGCCAAGGCCGCCCTTAATGCAATTACAGGCCCAAGCCTTTTAACGGGCACGGCCGCTAGTTTTGCCAATGTTTTTAAAACGAAAAACAATGCCGAGATCATTTTTGCTGTGCGTTACGCAGTAGGCGAAGCCGAAATGCCCAACGTTGGTGCATTTACCTATTCAACCTTTAATTTTGATGGGCAACATTACAAAGACTCCCTGGCAACAGCCGGAGTAGGAAATTTTTTGGTCGATCCGTTAAAGTTGGCATTAACCAATTCGCAACAGGTTATACAACGGTACGCCTATACTTTTGAGTTGTTTCAAAGTTATCAGCTAACCGATAACAGGAGGAATGCCACATTTTACGATTATTACAAAGTGAATACCGCCGTAAACCCACGTGTGCCTACTGTACGCAATACGGCATTGGTGAAGTTTATTGGGCCAGATCCGGCAACAACTACCAATAAAAAATATTTTACCGACGATTGGCCAGTGTATCGCGAAGCCGACAGGATATTGATGCTTGCCGAAATTGTTAATGCCGAGGGAGGTGATCCATCTGCATACATCAAACAAATTCGCGACAGGGCGTTTGCGCCTGCTGCCGACCCGACGCCATTTGTAAACAGTGGAAAGGATGCAAACGAACTGGCTATATTTTCTGAAAGAAGCAAAGAGTTTGTGTTTGAGGGCAAAAGATGGTATGATTTACGACGGATGAAATATGGCAACGAGCCGTTGGTATTTAAATCCGCATCGCAAAAATACGGGGTGCTCGATAAGGCCACGCAGGGTTATAAAATTCTTTGGCCAATTGAGCCGGCAATATGGACAAACGACCCGCTCGTTAATCAAACGCCCGGTTATGCCACAACAAAACCACGCTAA
- a CDS encoding GDSL-type esterase/lipase family protein encodes MKPSFRLLVIFLVSISLRGHAQKLKVACIGNSVTAGYLLNQPEKNAYPSQLQNLLGDSYKVDNFGHSGATLLKKGHNPYYKTKEFTDALTFRPDIAVIALGLNDTDPRNWPNYNGEFSADYQWLMDTLKAVSPKIKIYLCRLSPIFSGHPRFKSGTRDWYWEIQDKIVQLAAENQLEVIDLHEALGNRPDLFADNLHPDVTGAGIIAKTVFEHLTGNYGGFRIDQLFADHMVLQRDRPIAVFGDADVSDKIEVEFNHIRLKTAPDANGKWKVLFPAMKFGGPYSLKISSKFKKVIINDVLIGDVWLCSGQSNMAFPLKSSLTGKATMNSLDGNLPIRLLKFNALAETDNIAWGGATLDSINALKYFSGNWAKPEPATVADFSAVAYYFGEKIVRDERVPVGLIQMAVGGSTLESWMDRKTLEGNDLLVDLVNGWRKSDFIQDWVRGRAEVNLKNALNPKQRHPYEPAYNFEAGIATLTSFAVKGVIWCQGESNAHNVALFNQEFPLLVQSWRKKWNSNLPFYYVQLSSLDRPSWPYFRDAQRKMQSLIPNVAMAVTSDLGDSLNVHPIRKKEVGERLAKLALQHTYHKNILSSGPVAVKAAIAENSLVVTFSQARQLKAAGGVALKGFEIEDKKGNRLKPNATIAGNKVYLALPANFKPRLVLYGWQPFTRANLINEAGLPASTFSMPLN; translated from the coding sequence ATGAAACCATCATTTCGGCTACTTGTTATTTTTTTGGTTTCCATCTCACTTCGCGGCCATGCGCAAAAACTAAAGGTTGCTTGCATAGGGAACTCGGTAACCGCGGGTTATTTGCTCAATCAGCCAGAAAAAAACGCTTACCCATCGCAACTGCAAAATTTGCTCGGCGATAGCTATAAAGTCGACAACTTTGGGCACAGCGGGGCAACGCTGCTTAAAAAGGGACATAACCCATATTATAAAACCAAAGAATTTACAGATGCGCTGACTTTTCGGCCCGATATTGCCGTAATAGCGCTTGGCCTTAATGATACCGACCCGCGGAACTGGCCAAATTACAATGGCGAATTCAGTGCAGATTATCAATGGTTAATGGACACGCTAAAAGCCGTAAGTCCGAAAATAAAGATCTATCTGTGCAGACTCTCGCCCATTTTTAGTGGTCACCCCCGCTTTAAATCGGGCACACGCGATTGGTATTGGGAAATTCAGGATAAAATTGTTCAGCTTGCGGCAGAAAACCAATTAGAAGTTATCGATCTACATGAGGCACTGGGAAACCGACCCGATCTTTTTGCCGATAACCTGCATCCCGATGTTACCGGTGCCGGAATTATAGCGAAAACTGTTTTTGAACACTTAACCGGTAATTATGGAGGCTTTAGGATTGACCAATTATTTGCCGACCACATGGTTTTACAGCGAGACAGGCCGATTGCCGTTTTCGGCGATGCGGATGTTAGCGATAAAATTGAAGTTGAATTTAATCACATCAGGCTAAAAACAGCGCCCGATGCCAATGGAAAATGGAAAGTGCTGTTCCCCGCGATGAAATTTGGTGGCCCGTATTCGTTAAAAATATCGTCAAAATTCAAAAAAGTAATCATTAACGATGTGCTGATCGGCGATGTTTGGTTGTGCTCCGGTCAATCCAATATGGCTTTTCCACTTAAATCGTCCTTAACCGGAAAAGCGACTATGAATAGTTTGGATGGAAATCTTCCGATACGACTTTTAAAATTTAATGCGCTGGCCGAAACGGATAATATTGCCTGGGGCGGTGCAACATTGGATAGCATAAATGCACTAAAATATTTTTCGGGTAACTGGGCGAAACCAGAACCGGCCACCGTTGCCGATTTTTCGGCCGTAGCCTATTATTTCGGCGAAAAAATAGTACGCGATGAGCGTGTGCCGGTAGGCTTGATTCAAATGGCCGTTGGCGGGTCGACACTTGAATCGTGGATGGACCGAAAAACCTTGGAAGGAAATGATTTACTGGTCGATTTGGTGAACGGCTGGCGAAAATCTGATTTTATACAGGATTGGGTAAGGGGCAGGGCGGAAGTTAATTTAAAGAATGCTTTAAACCCCAAACAGCGGCACCCGTACGAACCAGCCTATAATTTTGAGGCCGGAATAGCTACATTAACCAGCTTTGCGGTTAAGGGCGTAATTTGGTGTCAGGGAGAAAGCAATGCCCATAACGTAGCACTTTTTAATCAGGAGTTCCCATTGCTGGTTCAAAGCTGGCGCAAAAAATGGAACAGTAACCTGCCTTTTTACTATGTTCAGCTTTCGTCGCTCGACAGGCCATCGTGGCCATATTTTAGAGATGCCCAGCGCAAAATGCAATCGCTAATTCCGAACGTTGCAATGGCCGTTACTTCCGATCTGGGCGATTCGTTAAATGTTCATCCGATAAGAAAAAAGGAAGTAGGCGAGCGCCTGGCCAAACTGGCATTACAGCACACCTATCATAAAAATATACTATCAAGCGGGCCCGTAGCGGTGAAGGCGGCCATTGCCGAAAACTCGCTTGTGGTTACTTTCAGTCAAGCCCGTCAACTTAAAGCTGCTGGCGGTGTTGCCCTCAAAGGATTCGAAATAGAAGATAAAAAAGGCAATCGTTTAAAGCCGAACGCAACTATTGCAGGCAACAAAGTTTATTTGGCTTTGCCCGCCAATTTTAAACCAAGGCTGGTATTGTACGGGTGGCAGCCGTTTACCAGGGCCAATTTAATTAACGAGGCGGGGCTTCCCGCTTCTACCTTCTCTATGCCGTTAAACTAA